A window from Micromonospora profundi encodes these proteins:
- a CDS encoding DNA-directed RNA polymerase subunit beta' — MLDVNFFDELRIGLATADDIRQWSHGEVKKPETINYRTLKPEKDGLFCEKIFGPQRDWECYCGKYKRVRFKGIICERCGVEVTRSKVRRERMGHIELAAPVTHIWYFKGVPSRLGYLLDLAPKDLEKIIYFASYVVTSVDAESRHRDLSTIENEILAEKRQSENSRDSEIEKRAAKLEADLAELEAEGAKADVRRKVKEGGEREMRQIRDRAQREIDRLDEVLDTFRKLEPKQLVTDELLYRELRDRFGEYFTGSMGAEAIKALVQNMDLDAEAESLRETIRSGKGQRKIRALKRLKVVAAFLNTRNSPLGMVLDCVPVIPPDLRPMVQLDGGRFATSDLNDLYRRVINRNNRLKRLIDLGAPEIIVNNEKRMLQEAVDALFDNGRRGRPVTGPGNRPLKSLSDMLKGKQGRFRQNLLGKRVDYSGRSVIVVGPKLKLHQCGLPKQMALELFKPFVMKRLVDLNHAQNIKSAKRMVERQRPVVWDVLEEVIGEHPVLLNRAPTLHRLGIQAFEPQLVEGKAIQIHPLVCTAFNADFDGDQMAVHVPLSAEAQAEARILMLSSNNILKPADGKPVTMPTQDMVIGLYHLTHRTAGEKVGEGRSFSSDAEARMAFDNRELHLQALVKIRLRGVTEVDNGAGAEPWTAPEGWVEGDPLTVETTLGRVLFNETLPQGYRFVNYEIRKGQLSAIVNDLAERFPKVALAATLDGLKEAGFHWATWSGVTIGMEDVIAPPRKAEILAKYEKEADRIDKQYQRGLMTAEERRGELIEIWTKATNEVAKEMDTALPQENPLWKMINSGARGNLLQLRQIAAIRGLVANPKGEIIPRPIKASYREGLSVLEYFISTHGARKGLADTALRTADSGYLTRRLVDVSQDVIIREEDCGTDRAIPMQIGERLEDGRLVVHEHAETSVHARTLADDIKGPDGTVVAERGQDINSIGVDKIVAAGVETVRVRSVLTCESKLGVCGACYGRSLPTGKSVDVGEAVGIIAAQSIGEPGTQLTMRTFHTGGVAGEDITQGLPRVQEIFEARVPKGKAPIADTPGRIRIEDGERSRKIIVVPDDGSEEIVYDKISKRVRLRTHDGGHVAVGEKLTEGTIDPHELLRIMGPRAVQVHLTSEVQEVYRSQGVLIHDKHIEIIIRQMLKRVTVIDSGSTEFLPGVLVDRALFESENRRLVSEGGEPAAGRPVLMGITKASLATDSWLSAASFQETTRVLTDAAINSRSDSLVGLKENVIIGKLIPAGTGISKYRNVRVEPTEEAKAKVYSMTGYPETDYGFGPASGQAVPLDDFDFGSYR, encoded by the coding sequence GTGCTCGACGTCAACTTCTTCGACGAGCTGCGCATTGGTCTCGCCACCGCCGACGACATCCGTCAGTGGTCGCACGGCGAGGTCAAGAAGCCTGAGACCATCAACTACCGCACCCTGAAGCCGGAAAAGGACGGGCTCTTCTGCGAGAAGATCTTCGGTCCGCAGCGGGACTGGGAGTGCTACTGCGGTAAGTACAAGCGCGTCCGGTTCAAGGGCATCATCTGTGAGCGCTGCGGCGTCGAGGTGACCCGCTCCAAGGTCCGTCGTGAGCGGATGGGGCACATCGAGCTCGCCGCTCCGGTGACCCACATCTGGTACTTCAAGGGCGTGCCGAGCCGGCTGGGTTACCTGCTGGACCTCGCCCCCAAGGATCTCGAAAAGATCATCTACTTCGCCTCGTACGTCGTGACGAGCGTTGACGCCGAGTCGCGTCACCGTGACCTCTCGACCATCGAGAACGAGATCCTCGCCGAGAAGCGGCAGTCCGAGAACAGCCGCGACTCGGAGATCGAGAAGCGGGCCGCCAAGCTCGAGGCCGATCTGGCCGAGCTGGAGGCCGAGGGTGCCAAGGCGGACGTCCGGCGCAAGGTCAAGGAGGGCGGAGAGCGCGAGATGCGCCAGATCCGCGACCGGGCCCAGCGCGAGATCGACCGCCTGGACGAGGTCCTGGACACCTTCCGCAAGCTGGAGCCGAAGCAGCTGGTCACCGACGAGCTGCTCTACCGCGAGCTGCGCGACCGTTTCGGTGAGTACTTCACCGGCTCGATGGGCGCCGAGGCGATCAAGGCGCTGGTCCAGAACATGGACCTCGACGCCGAGGCCGAGAGCCTGCGCGAGACCATCCGCTCCGGCAAGGGCCAGCGGAAGATCCGGGCGCTCAAGCGGCTCAAGGTCGTGGCGGCGTTCCTGAACACCCGCAACTCGCCGCTCGGCATGGTGCTGGACTGCGTCCCGGTCATCCCGCCGGACCTGCGCCCGATGGTGCAGCTCGACGGTGGCCGCTTCGCGACCTCGGACCTGAACGACCTGTACCGCCGCGTGATCAACCGGAACAACCGCCTCAAGCGACTGATCGACCTCGGCGCGCCCGAGATCATCGTCAACAACGAGAAGCGGATGCTCCAGGAGGCCGTCGACGCGCTGTTCGACAACGGCCGTCGCGGTCGGCCGGTCACCGGTCCGGGTAACCGTCCCCTCAAGTCGCTGTCCGACATGCTCAAGGGCAAGCAGGGCCGGTTCCGCCAGAACCTGCTGGGCAAGCGCGTCGACTACTCCGGCCGTTCGGTCATCGTCGTCGGCCCGAAGCTCAAGCTGCACCAGTGCGGTCTGCCCAAGCAGATGGCGCTGGAGCTGTTCAAGCCGTTCGTCATGAAGCGGCTGGTCGACCTCAACCACGCGCAGAACATCAAGTCCGCCAAGCGGATGGTCGAGCGTCAGCGCCCGGTCGTGTGGGACGTGCTGGAAGAGGTCATCGGCGAGCACCCCGTGCTGCTCAACCGGGCGCCGACCCTGCACCGTCTGGGCATCCAGGCCTTCGAGCCGCAGCTGGTCGAGGGCAAGGCCATCCAGATCCACCCGCTGGTCTGCACCGCGTTCAACGCGGACTTCGACGGTGACCAGATGGCGGTGCACGTGCCGCTGTCCGCCGAGGCCCAGGCCGAGGCACGGATCCTGATGCTGTCGTCGAACAACATCCTCAAGCCGGCCGACGGCAAGCCGGTCACCATGCCCACCCAGGACATGGTCATCGGTCTCTACCACCTCACCCACCGCACCGCCGGTGAGAAGGTGGGTGAGGGCCGGTCGTTCAGTTCGGACGCCGAGGCGCGGATGGCATTCGACAACCGCGAGTTGCACCTGCAGGCGCTCGTGAAGATCCGCCTGCGTGGCGTGACCGAGGTCGACAACGGCGCCGGTGCCGAGCCGTGGACCGCCCCGGAGGGCTGGGTCGAGGGTGACCCGCTGACCGTGGAGACCACGCTGGGCCGGGTGCTGTTCAACGAGACGCTGCCGCAGGGCTACCGCTTCGTGAACTACGAGATCCGCAAGGGTCAGCTCTCCGCGATCGTCAACGACCTCGCCGAGCGCTTCCCCAAGGTGGCCCTCGCGGCCACCCTGGACGGACTCAAGGAGGCCGGTTTCCACTGGGCCACCTGGTCCGGCGTGACGATCGGCATGGAGGACGTCATCGCTCCGCCGCGCAAGGCGGAGATCCTGGCGAAGTACGAGAAGGAAGCCGACCGGATCGACAAGCAGTACCAGCGTGGTCTGATGACCGCCGAGGAACGTCGCGGCGAGCTCATCGAGATCTGGACCAAGGCGACCAACGAGGTCGCCAAGGAGATGGACACCGCGCTGCCGCAGGAGAACCCACTGTGGAAGATGATCAACTCGGGTGCCCGCGGTAACCTGCTCCAGCTCCGGCAGATCGCGGCGATCCGTGGTCTGGTGGCCAACCCCAAGGGCGAGATCATCCCGCGGCCGATCAAGGCCAGCTACCGGGAGGGTCTGTCCGTGCTGGAGTACTTCATCTCCACGCACGGTGCCCGTAAGGGTCTCGCCGACACCGCGCTGCGGACCGCCGACTCGGGTTACCTGACCCGTCGTCTGGTGGACGTCTCCCAGGACGTGATCATCCGCGAGGAGGACTGCGGCACCGACCGGGCGATCCCGATGCAGATCGGCGAGCGCCTGGAGGACGGCCGGCTTGTCGTGCACGAGCACGCCGAGACCAGCGTGCACGCCCGTACCCTGGCCGACGACATCAAGGGGCCGGACGGCACCGTCGTCGCCGAGCGGGGTCAGGACATCAACTCCATCGGCGTCGACAAGATCGTCGCCGCTGGCGTGGAGACGGTCCGGGTGCGCAGCGTTCTCACCTGCGAGTCGAAGCTGGGTGTCTGCGGTGCCTGCTACGGGCGGTCGCTGCCGACCGGCAAGAGCGTGGACGTCGGCGAGGCGGTCGGCATCATCGCCGCCCAGTCGATCGGTGAGCCCGGTACGCAGCTGACGATGCGTACCTTCCACACCGGTGGCGTCGCGGGTGAGGACATCACCCAGGGTCTGCCGCGTGTCCAGGAAATCTTCGAGGCCCGGGTCCCGAAGGGTAAGGCGCCCATCGCCGACACCCCCGGCCGGATCCGCATCGAGGACGGCGAGCGCTCGCGGAAGATCATCGTGGTGCCGGACGACGGCAGCGAGGAGATCGTCTACGACAAGATCTCCAAGCGGGTGCGTCTGCGTACCCACGACGGTGGTCACGTCGCGGTCGGCGAGAAGCTCACCGAGGGCACCATCGACCCGCACGAGCTTCTGCGGATCATGGGTCCGCGGGCGGTCCAGGTCCACCTGACCAGTGAGGTCCAGGAGGTCTACCGCTCGCAGGGCGTGCTCATCCACGACAAGCACATCGAGATCATCATTCGCCAGATGCTCAAGCGGGTGACGGTCATCGACTCCGGCTCGACGGAGTTCCTGCCGGGTGTGCTTGTCGACCGGGCGCTGTTCGAGTCGGAGAACCGCCGGCTCGTGTCGGAGGGTGGCGAGCCCGCCGCCGGCCGCCCGGTGCTGATGGGTATCACCAAGGCATCGCTGGCCACCGACTCCTGGCTCTCCGCGGCCTCCTTCCAGGAGACCACCCGGGTGCTGACCGACGCTGCGATCAACTCGCGCAGCGACTCGCTGGTCGGCCTCAAGGAGAACGTGATCATCGGTAAGCTCATCCCGGCCGGTACGGGCATCAGCAAGTACCGCAACGTCCGGGTGGAGCCGACCGAGGAGGCCAAGGCGAAGGTCTACTCGATGACCGGTTACCCGGAGACCGACTACGGGTTCGGGCCGGCCAGCGGGCAGGCTGTGCCGCTGGACGACTTCGACTTCGGGTCGTACCGCTAA
- a CDS encoding phage holin family protein has protein sequence MEAVSGTPFGVVHLDVPPVTSGLAIGALVAGIASILISLLVLCFGVAFVNDGGAWASGAFTVVGVLAGVAAIVAGLLGQRQIRRPTEPPAVRFTGRGLAVAGISCGAVGALLSLLGLGLALLLTFA, from the coding sequence GTGGAGGCGGTGTCCGGCACGCCGTTCGGTGTGGTGCACCTGGACGTGCCGCCGGTCACCTCCGGGCTGGCCATCGGTGCGCTCGTCGCGGGGATCGCGTCGATCCTGATCTCGCTGCTGGTGCTCTGCTTCGGGGTGGCGTTCGTCAACGACGGCGGGGCCTGGGCATCCGGTGCGTTCACGGTGGTCGGGGTGCTGGCGGGGGTGGCGGCGATCGTCGCCGGCCTGCTCGGCCAGCGCCAGATCCGGCGGCCGACCGAGCCACCTGCGGTGCGGTTCACCGGCCGAGGGCTGGCGGTGGCCGGGATCAGCTGCGGGGCTGTGGGGGCGCTGCTCAGCCTCCTCGGACTGGGTCTGGCGCTGCTGCTCACCTTCGCGTGA